One genomic region from Drosophila subpulchrella strain 33 F10 #4 breed RU33 chromosome 2R, RU_Dsub_v1.1 Primary Assembly, whole genome shotgun sequence encodes:
- the LOC119549203 gene encoding uncharacterized protein LOC119549203: MRRSGLLLLISAFVLSAAVALPTSRKETQEVDYSGPSPLDLQLDLEELGIRRRAAEGDSSSSEELKTGAEEEATENVDSSAESSSSEEEQKTESAATESAARRRRSDEKHRNLYLLATICPNADTSHLEKGSSLDRRIEIRDMYAICDSLKQ; this comes from the coding sequence ATGCGTCGATCTGGTCTGTTGCTCTTAATTTCAGCCTTTGTGCTGAGTGCGGCAGTGGCTCTTCCCACGAGTAGGAAGGAAACCCAGGAGGTGGATTACAGTGGGCCCTCGCCACTGGACCTGCAGCTCGATCTCGAGGAGCTGGGTATACGCAGGAGAGCCGCCGAGGGTGATAGCAGTTCTTCGGAGGAGCTTAAAACCGGTGCCGAGGAAGAGGCTACGGAAAATGTTGACAGCTCCGCGGAATCTTCATCTTCGGAGGAGGAGCAGAAAACGGAGAGTGCAGCCACAGAGTCCGCTGCCAGAAGGCGTAGGTCAGATGAAAAACATAGGAACCTGTACCTCCTTGCCACCATTTGCCCAAATGCCGATACCAGCCATTTGGAGAAGGGCAGTTCCTTAGATAGAAGAATTGAAATACGCGATATGTATGCAATTTGTGACTCCTTAAAGCAATAA